One segment of Primulina tabacum isolate GXHZ01 chromosome 14, ASM2559414v2, whole genome shotgun sequence DNA contains the following:
- the LOC142525521 gene encoding 2-carboxy-1,4-naphthoquinone phytyltransferase, chloroplastic-like produces MAATTFLNVNMSGCGIKKISQDYLKLPKRNFSVSSAAPQALHMPRLPQRIASNKITFTGDVLKSSTKLNTRLVFKCRAEVAEVAEVSSAPVEEIKVVEEEDLSRATLLWRAAKIPLYTVALVPSTVASALAFWQTGQAAVGRYFMILASFVIVNFWIKLSNDVYDFDTGVDKNKKESVVNIFGSRNAINYAAWTILAIGFSGLTGLAVAAKSVRAFILIAASVFCFYIYQCPPYRVAYDGLGEPTLFTGFGPLATIGFYLLHSSARGELPITNTVVWSSILVGYTTALILFCSHFHQIEDDKAVGKMSPLVRLGTKKASKVLQYGVVGLYALLFALGYTNTVPLASVIFGCMTLPIANLLLSFVQKNYQNTVKLFKTKYFCVGLHTLFGFGVSAGLVLARILTRQPAIPVVV; encoded by the exons ATGGCAGCAACCACATTCTTGAATGTGAACATGAGTGGCTGTGGCATCAAGAAAATCAGCCAAGATTACTTGAAACTTCCCAAGAG AAACTTTTCGGTGTCATCGGCTGCTCCGCAAGCTCTGCATATGCCAAGATTGCCCCAGAGAATAGCTTCAAACAAGATTACATTCACAGGGGATGtgttgaaatctagcacaaagCTAAACACCAGATTGGTGTTCAAGTGCAGAGCAGAAGTTGCGGAAGTAGCAGAAGTTAGTAGTGCTCCGGTTGAAGAGATTAAAGTCGTGGAGGAAGAAGATTTATCGAGAGCTACTTTATTATGGAGAGCCGCCAAAATACCTTTGTATACTGTTGCGCTCGTTCCCTCAACT GTGGCCTCGGCATTAGCTTTTTGGCAAACGGGACAGGCTGCTGTGGGGCGCTATTTCATGATCTTGGCCTCTTTCGTGATTGTcaatttttggatcaaattaag CAACGACGTTTACGATTTTGACACTGGAGTAGATAAGAACAAGAAAGAATCGGTCGTCAATATCTTTGGCAG CCGAAATGCCATAAACTACGCTGCGTGGACAATACTTGCCATCGGTTTTTCTGGCCTTACTGGGCTAGCGGTGGCTGCAAAAAGTGTTCGGGCTTTTATTTTGATAGCCGCTTCAGTGTTTTGCTTCTACATTTACCAG TGTCCACCCTATCGTGTAGCTTACGACGGATTGGGAGAGCCAACGCTCTTCACCGGATTCGGCCCGCTCGCAACCATCGGCTTTTATCTGCTTCATAGCTCGGCTAG GGGTGAGCTACCAATTACTAACACCGTTGTTTGGTCATCGATTCTCGTTGGTTACACGACAGCCTTAATCCTCTTCTGTAGTCATTTCCATCAG ATAGAGGATGACAAGGCTGTTGGAAAAATGTCTCCTTTGGTGAGGCTGGGCACTAAAAAAGCTTCCAAAGTATTGCAATATGGTGTTGTTGGGCTTTATGCACTCTTATTTGCTTTGGGATATACCAACACTGTTCCTTTGGCCAGTGTG atttttggttgTATGACATTGCCAATAGCAAATCTTCTACTCAGCTTTGTCCAAAAGAACTACCAG AATACAGTGAAGTTGTTCAAGACCAAATACTTCTGCGTGGGGCTGCACACCTTGTTTGGTTTCGGTGTCTCGGCTGGACTGGTGCTTGCAAGAATATTGACAAGACAACCGGCGATTCCTGTCGTGGTTTAA